TTATGTTATACATTCTCTTGCTAAAAGGAAAGTGGCTGTCATACAGCAATTTATTCAGGTCAGTGTCAGGTGTAATTCTTCTTTTTTTAATCCGCCCTGACTCATATTCAAAATCATGTTTTAGCTGCTCTAATTTTTCCTTATAGAAATCTATATCGGCAAGCACCTCAGTAACACTCTTCACTTTCTCAAATGTCCTTTCGTACATCCTGCGTACGCTCTCGCTATTGATCCCATAATTATCTCCTACTTCAGTAAGAGTCTTTTTTTCTATCAAAAGCTTCTGTAGTATATCATGTTCCTTTTCAGAAAGTACTTTTTTGGATATTTCGATATAAAATCTATTAGTGCGGTCTATCAGCGGGTTAGTTAACATTATTGGTAAGATTATAATTAAGTGCCGTCACAATTACATATAGTGCCGAACATTATATTTACAAAGAGTAATTCTGTATTAGTGCAAATTACTGTTTTCTGCTAAATAGCTTACGGCAGTTTGACTTATTGTCTCACTAAAATAATATTCCCCTTGATGAAGTTTGATTACAGCTGTTTTAAGTTTTTCAGCAGCGGATCCTTTAAGTACATATCCCTTGACTCCCAGACTAAGCATTTCCCTTATACTTCTCTTATTGTCAAGACTGCTGAAGACCAATATCTTGATTCCGGGGTATCTCTCTGCCAATTCCTTAGCGGTCTGGTAGCCATCCATAACGGGCATGTTAATATCCAAAATACAAATGTCCGGCAGTACTTCCAGCATCTGCAGACTCTCTATGGCCAGCTGACCATTGGCAGCTTCAAGCACCACTTTAAAATTACTGTACTGTAAAAAATTTTGAAGGGATACCCTAAGCCCTGAATGGTCCTCAATTATACTAATAGTAATCTGTTTTTCTTTTTCCATTATTCTTTTTAATGTTGAACAAATTATAGAAAATAATGACTGATAATTTGTCATTATAAGACTTTGATCCTGTAATAGTGATTAAAACTTTACTAATACCTTATAGCAAAAATAAAAGAGCCCTACAAATTACCTGCCGATAACGCAAATATGTTCCTTAAGTTTAAGTGGCATGAGTACCATTATAAAAAAACATGGCGCAGACCACTACACTTTCCGGAACTGAGGTACTGGTATACCCGACCACGAATAAGCGAGCGCCCACGCCAATGGCATGAGCGTCCTTACTTATTTGTCTCGCAGTCTTTAAAAATTACCAGTTTTCAGTTACCGAGTCCTAAGCAAAAACACTATAAGAGTTTTTCTATATTTTGCGCAAATATAGTAACGTTTGTGCAGTAATCCAATGTTTATATTTCGGAATACCAGAACAGACTGCAAATAAAACAACCCGGAGATCGGATCCGGGCTGTGCTTAAAATATGAAATTTTACTGCTGGCATAAACCAGTACGGTACTGCTAATCGCTGCTGTTAAATTCAAAACTCAACTGTTTTTCGTTTCCAAAATTATCCGAAATCCATACTTCAAAGGACTGGGAAACGGTAGAGTTTGAAGTATAATACAACCTGAATTGCCTTGCTGGTATCCCATATAAATCATTGGGCTGGTAAGGTGGTTCATTGTAATACCGCAACGTACCCTGCCCGTCGAATTGAAAGTAGCGAATGAAATACTGCGTATTGTTGTAATTACCCGTTGGCTGTATTGTTAACCTTATCTCCACGGTATTTCCATTTGCAATGGCTGCAGGTACTGGCATCACCGTTACCTCAAAAGGGAAGTCATTCTGTATTTCCAGTTCGTCCTTATCACAGGACAAGAGTAGAACAGAACTTATCAGGATTGCCAGCAATACCGGCAGAAATCCTTTACTGAACTTATTAAAAAATGCTGTCATCGTTTTTGTTTTAAAAATTAAACCTTAAACCTAAACCTGCCGATGGTCGGAACTGCTCCAGATCCGTACCCCACAGGACTTTTGTTTTGCCTTGAAGGATTATCACTAATCGGTCAGACAGGTAGGTTTCAATAGTCAAACGCCCACCAGCTCCGTAGATAAAATTATCCTCGCTTAGTATTTTCGCCCCATCATATAATACATCATCGCCCCGGTTGATACTTTCGTAGCCGGCTACACCTGTTATGGCTGCATTAAGCGTAACGTTCTTCAGGGCATCACCAAGAAGGAAAAAACTATAACCACCCTCAGCAGTGTAGGTTTCCTGGGGTATGCGGATTTCGTTATAGTCGTAGTATTGGCGTGAATATTCCAACGCCAAAATCTTATAATTACCGTTTTTTCCGTTAACGGTCATTCCGATATTGATAAAGTAATCATTGCCGATTTTATCATCGGACAAAATTCCGACATTTACCTCCAGTCCTTTTTGCTTAGGCAGCATTCGTTGCGCCTGTGCCATTGTGATGCTCATCAAAACGAGTATCACGGTATGGATATATTTTTTCATTTTATATTGTTGTTTAATGGATTACTAAAACTTCAAATGCATATCATTAATGAGCCGGGCTCTTATCAAATCCGAATTTTCAACCTGAAGTACCTGATTCCTGCCGCCGTTTT
The Flavobacterium humidisoli DNA segment above includes these coding regions:
- a CDS encoding sigma factor-like helix-turn-helix DNA-binding protein, translated to MLTNPLIDRTNRFYIEISKKVLSEKEHDILQKLLIEKKTLTEVGDNYGINSESVRRMYERTFEKVKSVTEVLADIDFYKEKLEQLKHDFEYESGRIKKRRITPDTDLNKLLYDSHFPFSKRMYNIIESLGISTIGELAVIPLKDFQCLRGFKGKCKKELIAFIEFENIEHLFKGFSVWKTVPIK
- a CDS encoding response regulator, with the protein product MEKEKQITISIIEDHSGLRVSLQNFLQYSNFKVVLEAANGQLAIESLQMLEVLPDICILDINMPVMDGYQTAKELAERYPGIKILVFSSLDNKRSIREMLSLGVKGYVLKGSAAEKLKTAVIKLHQGEYYFSETISQTAVSYLAENSNLH
- a CDS encoding DUF3872 domain-containing protein; protein product: MTAFFNKFSKGFLPVLLAILISSVLLLSCDKDELEIQNDFPFEVTVMPVPAAIANGNTVEIRLTIQPTGNYNNTQYFIRYFQFDGQGTLRYYNEPPYQPNDLYGIPARQFRLYYTSNSTVSQSFEVWISDNFGNEKQLSFEFNSSD
- a CDS encoding conjugal transfer protein TraO — encoded protein: MKKYIHTVILVLMSITMAQAQRMLPKQKGLEVNVGILSDDKIGNDYFINIGMTVNGKNGNYKILALEYSRQYYDYNEIRIPQETYTAEGGYSFFLLGDALKNVTLNAAITGVAGYESINRGDDVLYDGAKILSEDNFIYGAGGRLTIETYLSDRLVIILQGKTKVLWGTDLEQFRPSAGLGLRFNF